A stretch of the Archangium violaceum genome encodes the following:
- a CDS encoding TetR/AcrR family transcriptional regulator yields MARSPGRPTPEAERPLRADARRNREQLLVAAHEAFTEYGADASLDDIARRAGVGIGTLYRHFPDRDALLVATLEERLVALRDKGRALLETPDAVDAVVAWMKVLIKHLTTYQGMVGTIRAGLHGVSTACEQVKEAGAALLSRAQTAGEIRSDIDHDDLEALAVAVAFTGQQPASEPARARRMLTVIIDGLRVRAPGTK; encoded by the coding sequence ATGGCCCGTTCTCCAGGAAGACCCACCCCGGAAGCAGAGCGACCGCTGCGCGCGGATGCACGGCGCAACCGCGAGCAGCTCCTGGTGGCCGCGCACGAGGCCTTCACCGAGTACGGCGCGGACGCCTCGCTCGACGACATCGCGCGGCGCGCGGGGGTGGGTATCGGGACGCTCTACCGCCACTTCCCGGACCGCGACGCGCTCCTGGTCGCGACGTTGGAGGAGCGACTGGTGGCGCTCCGCGACAAGGGACGGGCCCTGCTCGAAACCCCGGATGCGGTGGACGCCGTGGTGGCGTGGATGAAGGTCCTCATCAAGCACCTCACCACGTACCAGGGCATGGTCGGCACCATCCGCGCGGGGCTGCATGGTGTGTCCACGGCGTGTGAGCAGGTGAAGGAAGCCGGGGCAGCGCTCCTCTCTCGCGCCCAGACGGCCGGAGAAATCCGGAGTGACATCGACCACGACGACCTGGAGGCCCTGGCCGTGGCGGTGGCGTTCACCGGGCAGCAGCCCGCGTCGGAGCCGGCCCGCGCACGGCGGATGCTCACGGTCATCATCGACGGGCTGCGGGTCCGCGCACCCGGGACGAAGTAG
- a CDS encoding ATP-binding protein, with amino-acid sequence MRTAREIRKEIETRFGFFPPFFEPAESDPQVLENLWQQTIHAYLQSPLPVLFRERLFAYLSRYCEVPYCLVCHSCALRPLGMKASEVLELLEALPPAHGAIDETLARMEAMGGEPGAWPESGSAQEEDLFRCCVFLFVQQAHAERCRERVRRLLGPVLYAHLTLFLAYVKSCHLWVEAHPELSYEADQRAREHLGPLLREEPRLGSFFASYGERVRGEREQRERQLLEAAEAGHRAEVLSETLRRQAHALRESETHLRLALDSAELGTWDLDPGTGELRWDARCKALFGLPADAAVDYAAFTAALHPEDRPRVDALVQQSLVLGGGGEFRDEFRVRRVSDGVERWIASRGRAFFDAQGRAVSLLGTVMDVTERRRLEDNLRFLAQASEMLAASLDYESTLRRVASLAVPVLADWCSVDMVEEQGRLRRLITFHSDPEKVRLGNEMHQRYPQEQEDTSGPLSVLRTGEPVLAEEISDEMLARYAKDAEHLRYLRGLGLRSLLIVPLRSRERVLGTLTLVRAESGLRYGQEELRLAEDLARRAALAVDNALLYREARKAIELREGFLQVAAHELRTPVTSLKLNAQVLLNCARREEAWSERLMARLTGMERGVGRLGVLVDELLDVSRITSGRLVLHPEEMDLAELVREVVGRIRPEADRSGCELRLQVPGPVVSWWDRLRLEQVLSNLLSNALKYGAGHPVEVSLHVSGMRVLLQVRDEGIGIAPTQQERIFERFERAVSDRNYGGLGMGLWISREIVTALGGSIRVESTPGQGATFTVELPWRENPGAEA; translated from the coding sequence ATGCGCACTGCTCGGGAAATTCGGAAGGAAATCGAGACACGCTTCGGGTTCTTCCCTCCCTTCTTCGAGCCCGCAGAGAGCGATCCCCAGGTGTTGGAGAACCTGTGGCAGCAGACGATCCATGCCTACCTGCAAAGTCCCCTCCCGGTCCTCTTCCGCGAGAGGCTCTTCGCCTATCTGTCGCGCTACTGCGAGGTGCCCTATTGCCTGGTGTGCCACTCGTGCGCGCTGAGGCCCCTGGGGATGAAGGCCTCGGAGGTGCTGGAGCTGCTGGAGGCCCTTCCGCCCGCGCACGGGGCCATCGATGAGACGCTCGCCCGCATGGAGGCCATGGGAGGGGAACCCGGCGCCTGGCCCGAGTCCGGCTCGGCGCAGGAGGAGGACCTGTTCCGCTGCTGCGTCTTCCTCTTCGTCCAACAGGCCCATGCGGAGCGGTGCCGGGAGCGGGTACGCCGGCTGCTCGGCCCCGTGCTCTACGCGCACCTGACCCTGTTCCTCGCCTACGTGAAGTCGTGTCATCTGTGGGTGGAGGCCCATCCGGAGCTGTCCTACGAGGCGGACCAGCGCGCCCGGGAGCACCTGGGCCCCCTGCTCCGGGAGGAGCCCCGGCTGGGGAGCTTCTTCGCCAGCTACGGCGAGCGGGTGCGCGGCGAGCGGGAGCAGCGCGAGCGTCAACTGCTCGAGGCGGCGGAGGCGGGCCACCGCGCGGAGGTCCTCTCGGAGACCCTGCGCCGGCAGGCCCACGCGCTGCGGGAGAGCGAGACGCATCTGCGGCTCGCGTTGGATTCGGCCGAGCTGGGGACCTGGGACCTGGACCCTGGCACGGGCGAGCTGCGCTGGGACGCGCGGTGCAAGGCCCTCTTCGGGCTGCCAGCGGATGCTGCGGTGGATTACGCCGCCTTCACCGCCGCCCTCCACCCGGAGGATCGGCCGCGGGTGGACGCCCTGGTCCAGCAATCGCTCGTGCTCGGCGGTGGCGGGGAGTTCCGCGACGAGTTCCGTGTCCGAAGAGTCTCCGATGGCGTGGAGCGGTGGATTGCTTCTCGAGGCCGTGCCTTCTTCGATGCGCAGGGAAGGGCCGTGAGCCTCCTCGGCACGGTGATGGACGTCACCGAGCGCCGGCGCCTGGAGGACAACCTGCGCTTCCTCGCCCAGGCGAGCGAGATGCTGGCCGCTTCGCTCGACTACGAGAGCACCCTGCGGCGCGTGGCTTCGTTGGCCGTGCCCGTGCTCGCAGACTGGTGCTCGGTGGACATGGTGGAGGAGCAGGGGCGGTTGCGCCGGCTCATCACCTTCCACAGTGATCCGGAGAAGGTGCGTCTGGGCAATGAGATGCACCAGCGCTATCCCCAGGAACAGGAGGATACCTCCGGCCCCCTCTCGGTGCTGCGCACCGGAGAGCCGGTGCTGGCGGAGGAGATCTCCGACGAGATGCTCGCCCGCTATGCGAAGGACGCGGAGCACCTGCGCTACCTGCGCGGGCTGGGGCTGCGCTCCCTGCTCATCGTGCCGCTGCGCTCGCGCGAGCGGGTGCTGGGCACGCTCACGCTCGTGCGCGCCGAGTCCGGCCTTCGGTATGGGCAGGAGGAGCTGCGTCTGGCCGAGGACCTCGCGCGCCGGGCGGCCCTCGCGGTGGACAACGCACTGCTCTACCGCGAGGCGAGGAAGGCCATCGAGCTGCGCGAGGGCTTCCTCCAGGTGGCCGCGCACGAGCTGCGCACGCCCGTCACCTCGCTGAAGCTCAACGCGCAGGTGCTGCTCAACTGCGCGCGCCGGGAGGAGGCCTGGTCCGAGCGGCTCATGGCACGGCTGACGGGGATGGAGCGGGGGGTGGGCCGACTGGGCGTGCTGGTGGACGAGCTGCTCGATGTGTCCCGCATCACCTCGGGCCGGCTGGTGCTGCACCCGGAGGAGATGGACCTGGCCGAGCTCGTCCGGGAGGTGGTGGGGCGCATCCGGCCCGAGGCCGACCGGTCCGGCTGTGAGCTGCGTCTCCAGGTGCCCGGGCCGGTGGTGTCCTGGTGGGACCGGCTGCGCCTGGAGCAGGTGCTGAGCAACCTCCTGTCCAATGCGCTCAAGTACGGAGCGGGCCATCCGGTGGAGGTGTCGCTGCACGTCTCCGGGATGCGGGTCCTCCTCCAGGTGCGCGACGAGGGCATCGGCATCGCTCCCACCCAGCAGGAGCGCATCTTCGAGCGCTTCGAGCGCGCGGTGAGCGACCGGAACTACGGCGGCCTGGGGATGGGGTTGTGGATTTCCCGGGAGATCGTCACCGCCCTGGGGGGCTCCATCCGCGTGGAGAGCACGCCGGGACAGGGGGCCACCTTCACGGTGGAGCTGCCCTGGAGGGAAAACCCGGGCGCGGAAGCCTGA
- a CDS encoding ABC transporter substrate-binding protein/permease translates to MMRSGLATACLLLAVLLASSAAGEEPRALERIQSSGVLRVAIDATYPPMEYLENGQPVGFDVDLSRELARRLGVTAQFIVMDWDGILAGLTSGRYDIIVSSMNITPERQQQVDFVEYARMSQVFVTTRGRSIRTEEELAGQRVAVQTNTTSQRWVEQRVARGIAIRELQAFPGAIECFTALKSGQADVIVIDEPVGLFFSRRDDTFVVTGRALEAEPIGIAINKTDPDLTAAITRAFEDIRRGGELKRLSEHWFGGELGQARKPQGFWTFSREVVLPRMLQGMGVTLQLTLGSGVLGLALGLLVSLARISRRSALRGVATAYITLFRGTPLLLQLLFIFFALPLMVGIRLGPMAAGLAALSLNAAAYIAEIFRAAIESIDKGQMEAARALGMSHELAMRRVILPQTFRRLIPPLVNELAALSKDTSLVMVIALPELLYETRQLAGTYLRPEVYAWAAVGYLLIVVALTALAQRLERRLEARGT, encoded by the coding sequence ATGATGCGCTCGGGTCTCGCGACAGCCTGTCTCCTGCTGGCGGTCCTCCTGGCGAGCTCCGCCGCGGGGGAGGAGCCACGCGCCCTGGAGCGCATCCAGAGCTCCGGCGTGCTACGGGTGGCCATCGACGCCACCTACCCGCCCATGGAGTACCTGGAGAACGGCCAGCCCGTGGGCTTCGATGTGGATCTCTCCCGGGAGCTCGCGCGCCGGCTCGGCGTCACCGCGCAGTTCATCGTCATGGATTGGGACGGCATCCTGGCCGGGCTCACCTCGGGCCGCTACGACATCATCGTCTCGTCGATGAACATCACCCCCGAGCGCCAGCAGCAGGTCGACTTCGTCGAGTACGCGCGCATGTCCCAGGTGTTCGTCACCACCCGGGGCCGGAGCATCCGCACCGAGGAGGAGCTCGCGGGCCAGCGCGTGGCGGTGCAGACCAACACCACCTCGCAGCGGTGGGTGGAGCAGCGCGTGGCGCGAGGCATCGCCATCCGGGAGCTCCAGGCCTTCCCGGGTGCCATCGAGTGCTTCACCGCGCTGAAGTCGGGCCAGGCCGACGTCATCGTCATCGACGAGCCCGTGGGCCTGTTCTTCTCCCGGCGGGATGACACCTTCGTCGTCACCGGACGGGCGCTCGAGGCGGAGCCCATCGGCATCGCCATCAACAAGACGGACCCGGACCTGACCGCCGCCATCACCCGGGCGTTCGAGGACATCCGGCGCGGTGGGGAGCTGAAGCGGCTCTCGGAGCACTGGTTCGGAGGGGAGCTCGGACAGGCCCGGAAGCCCCAGGGGTTCTGGACGTTCTCCCGCGAGGTGGTGCTGCCCCGGATGCTTCAGGGGATGGGCGTGACACTCCAGCTCACGCTCGGCTCCGGGGTGCTCGGCCTCGCCCTGGGGCTGCTCGTGTCGCTGGCGCGCATCTCCCGCCGCTCGGCCCTCCGCGGCGTGGCCACGGCCTACATCACCCTGTTCCGCGGGACACCGCTGCTCCTGCAGCTCCTCTTCATCTTCTTCGCGCTGCCGTTGATGGTGGGCATCCGGCTGGGGCCCATGGCCGCGGGGCTCGCCGCGCTGTCGCTCAACGCCGCGGCCTACATCGCGGAGATCTTCCGGGCCGCCATCGAGTCCATCGACAAGGGACAGATGGAGGCGGCGCGAGCGCTGGGAATGAGCCACGAGCTGGCCATGCGCCGGGTCATCCTGCCGCAGACGTTCCGCCGCCTCATCCCGCCCCTCGTCAACGAGCTGGCGGCGCTCTCCAAGGACACCTCGTTGGTGATGGTCATCGCCCTGCCCGAGCTGCTCTACGAGACGCGGCAGCTGGCGGGGACGTACCTGCGCCCGGAGGTGTATGCCTGGGCGGCGGTCGGCTACCTCCTCATCGTCGTGGCGCTGACGGCGCTGGCCCAGCGGCTGGAGCGCCGGCTGGAGGCGCGAGGCACATGA
- a CDS encoding amino acid ABC transporter ATP-binding protein yields MSAPIIRVEGLRKSFGEREVLRGIDLEVATGEVVVVIGPSGCGKSTLLRCLNHLEAPTEGRIWLRGELLGLAEKNGRLVPRPEAEVDRQRTHIGMVFQRFNLFPHMTALGNIIEAPMRVKGLTRAQAEERGLRLLERVGLLDRKDEYPARLSGGQQQRVAIARALAMEPEVMLFDEATSALDPELADEVLQVMQDLAREGMTMMVVTHEMGFAREVAHRVLVMDAGTVLEQGPPSVIFTRPTQPRTREFLRKVLHVRPDDAE; encoded by the coding sequence ATGAGCGCGCCCATCATCCGCGTGGAGGGGCTGCGCAAGTCCTTCGGCGAGCGCGAGGTGCTCCGGGGCATCGACCTGGAGGTGGCCACGGGCGAGGTCGTCGTCGTCATCGGGCCGAGCGGCTGTGGCAAGTCCACGCTGCTGCGCTGCCTCAATCACCTGGAAGCGCCCACCGAGGGACGCATCTGGCTGCGCGGCGAGCTGCTGGGACTCGCGGAGAAGAACGGACGGCTCGTGCCCCGCCCCGAGGCCGAGGTGGATCGCCAGCGGACCCACATCGGCATGGTCTTCCAGCGCTTCAACCTGTTCCCCCACATGACGGCCCTGGGCAACATCATCGAGGCGCCCATGCGGGTGAAGGGCCTGACGCGCGCCCAGGCGGAGGAGCGGGGATTGCGGCTGCTCGAGCGCGTGGGGCTGCTCGACAGGAAGGACGAGTACCCGGCGCGCCTCTCGGGAGGCCAGCAGCAGCGGGTGGCCATCGCCCGGGCGCTCGCCATGGAGCCGGAGGTGATGCTCTTCGACGAGGCCACCTCCGCGCTCGACCCCGAGCTGGCCGACGAGGTACTCCAGGTGATGCAGGACCTGGCGCGCGAGGGCATGACCATGATGGTCGTCACCCACGAAATGGGGTTCGCGCGGGAGGTGGCCCACCGGGTGCTCGTCATGGACGCGGGCACCGTCCTGGAGCAGGGCCCGCCCTCGGTCATCTTCACCCGGCCCACGCAGCCGCGCACCCGGGAGTTCCTCCGCAAGGTCCTGCACGTGCGGCCCGACGACGCGGAATGA
- a CDS encoding protein kinase domain-containing protein, producing the protein MSKDALREDVHAWTSLGMRGLSGASESGDSFLKEVLQVEPSSRLPVPGERLGGPEGGRFEILAPMGRGGMGQVFRARDETLRREVALKFLLPRPGFEELALAEARVVARLDHENIVRIFDVAEWSRTPGKDRVPFLVMECLEGESLAALLVRERPTLRRALELLEAIASGLAHAHERGIVHRDLKPGNVFLTREGTVKLLDFGLSHLAVEPVGSELQPAGGTPAYMAPEQWRGEVQDARTDIWAAGVVLYEMLTGEPPFLAATMGELRKRVTSPEPAPLVRMRHPEVPRQVEVLLATALAKEPARRFASALELREELRELRGRLFGAGRPEREAAAEPQRRQVTLVSCQLGGLAEGGAALDAEDVGELELAFHEACVELVERHGGSVALSVGGEVLASFGWTQAREDDSERAVRAALQLTGELRDRLQRRLPHLPLSGLCVRGGVHTELMAVGTRLQGEAPNVAAWLARRAGPGGVVISESTWTLVRGAFLHEPLGAWSFEGLSGSVRMEAHRVLGEREVVFRFERARVARGLSPLVGRERELGQLLELWEQARRGQGSAVLVSGEAGIGKSRLIEALCERAAESSSLIRVQCWSRYSTYALHPIIEMLQSAVGIRPEDAPALRLRKLEERMRQLRMPQEDTHLLALLLALPVPRDLPVLQLTPERLRERTFASLGSILLRCPCDAPPKLLVVEDLHWADSSLLELLGYLLERVGSAGFLIVLSARPEFQPDWSRRAGFHRLVLERLPAGSSADLVREVAAGKRELSVGTVQALVERTDGVPLFIEEMTRMVLEGGAAASIPLTLHELLLARLDMLPSRQKALAQLCAVVGREFSHALLVAVAEREEAFLRRELSGLMEAGLLQEQEGMDGRAYQFRHALLQEAAYQSLSRSARRRHHRRVARVLEEHFPQVVDKRPEVLAHHLLEAGEDARALDYWARAGQLALERLDSFEAWGHLSRALELLPALEEGLPRLQSELRIRMALGLAMLRVHGFESPEVERMFARVWELLHQIGEALPRIGLSLWGLFAYCRSRSDYQRVMELAERFVDLGQRHGQPGLWSQGLWTRGIILFFWGRPREAARELERLLGNSDVLLEEPRAPSLQYWGAPRPLALACGAMVQAMLGHVEASRRWAREALELAGRIKHPQTLLFVQVYTLIACMIRRDAREALKLAERHLAFVSGRGGFVQWPTWETLLRGHALAELGRPREGLVLARRVLESWRSRGIRDGVSYCLGVIAQLHLELGQVQEALAALDEALVESEATGMNISDAWLHQLRGEALRRLGREEAASASFIRAIAIAREQGAGLYELRATVSLCRLLRDRGRPEAARRMLERVYGRFAGEGECRDLEEARALLADCERTLSCG; encoded by the coding sequence ATGAGCAAGGATGCTCTTCGGGAGGACGTGCATGCGTGGACGTCCCTGGGCATGCGAGGACTCTCCGGTGCATCCGAGTCCGGTGACTCCTTCCTGAAGGAGGTGCTCCAGGTCGAGCCGTCGTCGAGACTGCCGGTCCCCGGGGAGAGGCTCGGGGGCCCGGAGGGCGGGCGCTTCGAGATATTGGCGCCGATGGGGCGCGGGGGAATGGGGCAGGTGTTCCGCGCGCGCGACGAGACGTTGCGGCGCGAGGTAGCGCTCAAGTTCCTGCTGCCGCGTCCGGGCTTCGAGGAGCTGGCGCTCGCCGAGGCGCGCGTGGTGGCCCGGCTGGACCACGAGAACATCGTCCGCATCTTCGACGTGGCGGAGTGGAGCCGGACACCGGGAAAGGACCGGGTGCCCTTCCTGGTGATGGAGTGCCTGGAGGGCGAGTCGCTCGCCGCGCTGCTCGTGCGCGAACGTCCGACGCTCCGGCGAGCGCTGGAGCTGCTGGAGGCCATCGCCTCGGGCCTGGCGCACGCGCACGAGCGGGGCATCGTCCACCGCGACCTCAAGCCGGGCAATGTCTTCCTCACGAGGGAAGGTACGGTGAAGCTGCTGGACTTCGGCCTGTCGCACCTGGCCGTGGAGCCGGTCGGCTCCGAGCTCCAACCCGCCGGAGGAACCCCGGCCTACATGGCGCCGGAGCAGTGGCGGGGCGAGGTGCAGGACGCTCGCACGGACATCTGGGCGGCCGGCGTGGTGCTCTACGAGATGCTCACCGGCGAGCCGCCCTTCCTGGCGGCCACGATGGGGGAGCTGCGCAAGCGGGTGACCTCACCGGAGCCCGCGCCGCTGGTGCGCATGCGCCACCCGGAGGTGCCGCGGCAGGTGGAAGTGTTGCTGGCCACCGCGCTGGCCAAGGAGCCGGCCCGGCGCTTCGCTTCCGCGCTGGAGCTGCGGGAGGAGCTGCGGGAGCTGCGCGGGCGTCTCTTCGGTGCCGGGCGTCCGGAGCGGGAAGCCGCCGCCGAGCCCCAGAGGCGGCAGGTGACGCTGGTGTCCTGTCAGCTCGGAGGACTCGCCGAGGGCGGAGCGGCGCTCGACGCCGAGGACGTGGGTGAGCTGGAGCTGGCCTTCCACGAGGCCTGTGTGGAGCTCGTCGAGCGGCACGGTGGCTCCGTGGCCCTGTCCGTGGGCGGAGAGGTGCTGGCGAGCTTCGGTTGGACGCAGGCGCGGGAGGACGACTCGGAGCGGGCGGTGCGCGCGGCGCTCCAGCTCACCGGGGAGCTGCGGGACAGGCTCCAGCGCCGGTTGCCGCACCTGCCCCTCTCGGGCCTGTGCGTGCGCGGCGGCGTCCACACGGAGTTGATGGCGGTGGGCACTCGGTTGCAGGGCGAAGCCCCGAATGTGGCCGCGTGGCTCGCTCGGCGGGCCGGGCCCGGTGGCGTGGTCATCAGCGAGAGCACCTGGACGCTGGTGCGTGGTGCCTTCCTCCACGAGCCGCTCGGTGCCTGGTCCTTCGAGGGGCTCTCGGGCAGCGTGCGCATGGAGGCCCACCGGGTGCTGGGCGAGCGGGAGGTGGTCTTCCGGTTCGAGCGGGCGCGCGTGGCCCGAGGCCTCTCGCCCCTGGTGGGACGGGAGCGCGAGCTGGGGCAATTGCTGGAGCTCTGGGAGCAGGCACGGCGGGGACAGGGCTCCGCCGTCCTGGTGAGCGGCGAGGCGGGTATTGGCAAGTCCCGTCTCATCGAGGCGCTGTGCGAGCGGGCGGCGGAGTCGTCCTCGCTGATTCGTGTGCAGTGCTGGTCGCGGTACAGCACCTACGCCCTGCATCCCATCATCGAGATGCTTCAGTCCGCGGTGGGCATCCGGCCGGAGGATGCTCCCGCGCTGCGCCTGCGGAAGCTGGAGGAGCGGATGCGGCAGCTGCGCATGCCCCAGGAGGACACGCACCTGCTGGCGCTGCTGCTGGCCCTGCCCGTCCCCAGGGACCTACCCGTGCTCCAGCTCACGCCCGAGCGGCTCAGGGAGAGGACCTTCGCGTCCCTCGGGAGCATCCTGCTGCGCTGTCCTTGTGATGCTCCGCCGAAGCTCCTGGTCGTCGAGGATCTGCACTGGGCGGACTCCTCGCTCTTGGAGCTGCTGGGTTACCTCCTGGAGCGGGTCGGGAGCGCGGGGTTCCTCATCGTGCTCAGCGCGCGGCCGGAGTTCCAGCCGGACTGGTCCCGGCGCGCCGGGTTCCACCGGCTCGTATTGGAGCGGCTGCCGGCCGGGTCCTCCGCGGACCTGGTGCGGGAAGTGGCCGCCGGGAAGCGCGAGCTGTCGGTGGGGACGGTCCAGGCGCTGGTGGAGAGGACGGATGGTGTCCCGCTCTTCATCGAGGAGATGACGCGCATGGTGTTGGAGGGCGGGGCGGCGGCGTCCATCCCGCTCACCCTGCACGAGCTGCTCCTGGCCCGGCTGGACATGCTGCCCTCGCGCCAGAAGGCCCTGGCGCAGCTGTGCGCGGTGGTGGGGCGCGAGTTCTCGCACGCGCTGCTCGTGGCGGTCGCCGAGCGGGAGGAAGCCTTCCTGCGGAGGGAGCTCTCCGGGTTGATGGAGGCGGGGCTCCTGCAAGAGCAGGAGGGGATGGATGGGCGGGCGTACCAGTTCCGGCACGCGCTGCTCCAGGAGGCGGCGTACCAGTCGCTGTCCCGGAGCGCGCGGCGGCGCCATCACCGGCGTGTCGCGCGGGTGCTGGAGGAGCACTTCCCCCAGGTGGTGGACAAGCGGCCCGAGGTCCTCGCGCACCACCTCCTGGAAGCGGGGGAGGATGCGCGAGCCCTCGACTACTGGGCGCGGGCCGGCCAGCTCGCCCTCGAGCGTCTGGACAGCTTCGAGGCGTGGGGGCATCTGTCCCGGGCCCTGGAACTCTTGCCCGCCCTGGAGGAGGGCCTTCCGCGCCTTCAGTCCGAGCTGAGGATCCGCATGGCCCTGGGCCTCGCGATGCTGCGGGTGCATGGCTTCGAATCACCCGAGGTGGAGCGGATGTTCGCCCGCGTCTGGGAGCTCCTCCACCAGATAGGTGAGGCACTGCCGCGGATCGGTCTGTCCCTCTGGGGTCTCTTCGCCTACTGCCGGTCTCGCTCCGACTACCAACGGGTCATGGAGTTGGCGGAGCGGTTCGTGGACCTGGGGCAGCGCCATGGGCAGCCGGGGCTGTGGAGCCAGGGGCTCTGGACGCGGGGGATCATCCTCTTCTTCTGGGGACGGCCGCGGGAGGCCGCACGGGAGCTGGAGCGCCTCCTGGGTAACTCGGACGTCCTCCTCGAGGAGCCGCGGGCGCCGTCCCTCCAGTATTGGGGCGCTCCCCGCCCGCTGGCGCTGGCGTGTGGCGCCATGGTGCAGGCGATGCTTGGCCACGTGGAGGCGTCGCGGCGGTGGGCTCGGGAGGCGCTGGAGTTGGCCGGTCGCATCAAGCATCCCCAGACCCTGCTCTTCGTGCAGGTCTATACGCTCATTGCCTGCATGATTCGCCGGGATGCACGGGAGGCGCTGAAGCTGGCGGAGCGGCACCTCGCCTTCGTGAGTGGGCGCGGCGGCTTCGTGCAGTGGCCCACCTGGGAGACGCTCCTTCGAGGCCATGCCCTGGCCGAGCTGGGGCGGCCGCGTGAAGGTCTCGTGCTCGCACGGAGGGTCCTCGAGTCCTGGCGCTCGCGCGGCATTCGTGACGGGGTCTCCTACTGCCTGGGGGTGATCGCGCAGCTCCATCTGGAATTGGGGCAGGTCCAGGAGGCGTTGGCGGCGCTCGATGAAGCGCTGGTCGAGAGCGAGGCGACGGGAATGAACATCTCCGATGCCTGGCTACACCAGCTCCGGGGCGAGGCGCTGCGGCGATTGGGACGGGAGGAGGCGGCGAGTGCCAGCTTCATCCGCGCCATCGCGATCGCGCGTGAGCAGGGGGCCGGCCTGTACGAGCTGCGCGCGACGGTGAGCCTGTGCCGGCTGCTGCGGGACAGGGGACGGCCGGAGGCGGCGCGGCGGATGCTGGAGCGGGTGTATGGCCGGTTCGCGGGGGAGGGCGAGTGCCGCGATCTCGAGGAGGCGCGGGCGCTGCTGGCGGACTGCGAGCGCACCCTCTCGTGCGGATGA
- a CDS encoding NAD(P)/FAD-dependent oxidoreductase gives MSEVVTEQVCRDPVMVPVARVPGTERHRVLIIGGGTAGISVAARLAHAGQRDVAILEPSTHHYYQPLWTLVGAGEARVEDTVRDEASYIPRGVTWLQDWAEEVDPVARVVSTRGGKRIEYDFLVVAPGIQLDWDKVKGLREALELRPNVSSNYDVRYAPRTWDMIRAFRGGTALFTHPATPVKCAGAPQKIMYLAADHFRKQGLADKSHVMFASAGKAIFGVKEFAEVLEQVVKRYGIDTRFQHDLTEVRGDKNEAVFTRTLADGSTEEVVIPYDILHVCPPQSAPDFIKRSPLAWQDGGTRGWVKANKYTLQHPDHPEVFALGDASDLPTSRTGAAIRKQAPVLVENLLAVMAGRAPTAKYDGYASCPLTTGYGKLLLAEFDYDGKPTPSIPLIDTLKERKDMWLLKKYGLPQLYWKLMLRGRA, from the coding sequence ATGAGTGAAGTGGTGACCGAGCAGGTGTGCAGGGATCCAGTGATGGTACCGGTGGCTCGGGTTCCGGGGACCGAGCGGCACCGGGTCCTCATCATCGGAGGAGGAACGGCGGGCATCTCCGTGGCGGCCCGGCTGGCGCACGCCGGGCAGAGGGACGTGGCCATCCTCGAGCCCAGCACGCACCACTACTACCAGCCGCTCTGGACGCTGGTGGGCGCTGGCGAGGCCCGCGTCGAGGACACCGTCCGCGACGAGGCGAGCTACATTCCCCGGGGCGTGACGTGGCTCCAGGACTGGGCCGAGGAGGTGGATCCGGTCGCCCGCGTGGTGAGCACCCGGGGTGGCAAGCGCATCGAGTACGACTTCCTCGTGGTGGCGCCCGGCATCCAGCTCGACTGGGACAAGGTGAAGGGCCTGCGCGAGGCGCTGGAGCTGAGGCCCAACGTCTCCAGCAACTACGACGTGCGCTACGCCCCCAGGACGTGGGACATGATTCGCGCGTTCCGGGGTGGCACGGCCCTCTTCACGCACCCGGCCACGCCGGTGAAGTGCGCGGGGGCGCCGCAGAAGATCATGTACCTGGCCGCGGACCACTTCCGGAAGCAGGGCCTCGCGGACAAGTCGCACGTCATGTTCGCCTCGGCGGGCAAGGCCATCTTCGGGGTGAAGGAATTCGCGGAGGTGCTGGAGCAGGTGGTGAAGCGCTACGGCATCGACACGCGCTTCCAGCACGACCTCACCGAGGTCCGCGGTGACAAGAACGAGGCCGTCTTCACGCGCACCCTGGCGGACGGGAGCACCGAGGAGGTGGTCATCCCCTACGACATCCTCCACGTGTGCCCGCCGCAGAGCGCACCGGACTTCATCAAGCGCAGCCCGCTCGCCTGGCAGGACGGAGGCACCAGGGGCTGGGTGAAGGCGAACAAGTACACGTTGCAGCACCCGGACCACCCGGAGGTGTTCGCGCTGGGGGATGCGTCGGATCTGCCCACCTCGCGCACCGGAGCGGCCATCCGCAAGCAGGCGCCCGTGCTGGTGGAGAACCTGCTCGCCGTCATGGCCGGCCGGGCCCCCACCGCGAAGTACGACGGCTACGCGTCCTGCCCGCTCACCACCGGCTACGGCAAGCTGCTGCTCGCCGAGTTCGACTATGACGGCAAGCCCACGCCCAGCATCCCGCTCATCGACACCCTCAAGGAGCGCAAGGACATGTGGCTGCTCAAGAAGTACGGCCTGCCTCAGCTCTACTGGAAGCTGATGTTGCGTGGACGGGCATAG